One genomic window of Prochlorococcus sp. MIT 0801 includes the following:
- a CDS encoding calcium/sodium antiporter gives MPSILLSFLELVAGILLLFSGGEFFIQGSVALALILGIPQLVIGLTIVSLGTSAPELFVSVNSSLNGSDSLALSNIVGSNIFNVMVVLGGSALLRPLRVESRLVRRDIPLLLAVSTAVWGMAASELITWQFGIALIVALIINTTWEIRTAREEPQRTQEAEPEINIEKDSTSLFNAGVKLLGGIFLLTLGSRLLIEGASTIAGLLGVSEAIIGLTIVSLGTSLPELITSLVAALRGQTDLAIGNVIGSCLLNQLLVLGSCSVLSGGSGLVVENLLITKDIPIMVITTLACMPIFWTKGIISRGEGGVLLGLYMLYIADKIIPLTLPTLHTAFKELVFIAISLSITIIIYKTIVYWLRLRKSSNN, from the coding sequence ATGCCATCAATATTATTGTCATTTTTAGAGCTAGTTGCTGGGATACTTTTACTTTTTAGCGGTGGAGAGTTCTTTATTCAAGGATCTGTAGCTTTAGCCTTAATCCTGGGGATTCCTCAACTAGTCATTGGTTTAACAATCGTATCTCTCGGGACAAGTGCACCTGAACTATTTGTGAGTGTCAACTCCTCCCTAAATGGATCAGATAGTCTAGCTTTGAGCAATATTGTTGGCAGCAATATTTTCAATGTGATGGTAGTTCTTGGAGGAAGTGCTCTTTTACGACCTTTAAGAGTTGAAAGTCGTCTTGTAAGAAGAGACATTCCTCTTCTTTTAGCAGTCTCAACTGCCGTTTGGGGGATGGCCGCTTCAGAGCTGATAACTTGGCAATTTGGAATAGCTTTAATAGTTGCGCTAATAATAAATACCACTTGGGAAATTCGCACAGCAAGAGAGGAACCTCAAAGAACCCAAGAAGCAGAGCCAGAAATCAATATAGAAAAAGACTCAACAAGTTTATTCAATGCAGGCGTGAAATTATTAGGTGGTATTTTCTTGCTAACACTTGGATCACGACTTTTAATAGAAGGCGCATCTACAATTGCAGGATTGTTAGGGGTAAGCGAAGCTATAATTGGATTAACGATAGTTTCACTGGGCACTTCTTTACCTGAGTTAATCACGTCATTAGTGGCCGCTCTTCGTGGTCAAACTGACTTAGCGATAGGCAACGTAATTGGAAGTTGTTTATTAAATCAATTACTAGTTTTAGGTAGCTGTTCTGTATTATCTGGAGGCAGTGGTTTAGTGGTTGAGAATTTACTAATAACTAAGGATATTCCTATAATGGTAATTACTACACTTGCGTGCATGCCAATTTTTTGGACAAAAGGAATAATAAGTAGAGGAGAAGGTGGCGTTTTATTAGGATTGTATATGCTTTACATTGCAGACAAAATAATACCTCTAACTCTACCAACTTTACATACAGCATTCAAAGAATTAGTTTTTATAGCTATATCATTATCAATAACAATAATTATATACAAAACAATTGTTTACTGGCTAAGACTAAGAAAAAGTTCTAATAACTAA
- the pyrC gene encoding dihydroorotase has product MIASVNQISLLKPDDWHLHLRDGKILKGVLSHTADVFCRAIIMPNLDPPITTLSQAQEYKKRIIQSIPEGVSFTPLMTAYLTDDMPANVLERGFREGVFHGAKLYPANVTTNSSYGVTDISKIGNLFETMERIGMPLLIHGEVTDCNVDVFDREAVFIERHLEPLLRTFSSLKVVLEHITTTDAIDFVENSEFDIAATITPHHLHINRNAMFDGGLRSDFYCLPTAKREIHRIALRQAATSGKPCFFLGTDSAPHTRRFKESSCGCAGIFNAPFALESYLKVFEEENALARFEAFSSINGATFYGLPLNTERITLVKKDISVPKMIDVGLDGDPNDFVKPFHSGETLDWAIWDV; this is encoded by the coding sequence GTGATTGCCTCTGTTAATCAAATCTCATTATTAAAGCCGGATGATTGGCATCTGCATTTGAGAGATGGAAAGATTCTTAAAGGTGTTTTAAGTCATACAGCAGATGTGTTTTGCCGTGCAATCATCATGCCTAACCTTGATCCGCCAATAACTACTTTAAGCCAAGCACAAGAGTATAAAAAAAGAATTATCCAGTCTATCCCTGAAGGTGTTTCTTTTACCCCATTAATGACAGCATATCTTACAGATGATATGCCTGCGAATGTCTTAGAGAGAGGCTTTAGAGAAGGTGTCTTTCATGGGGCAAAGCTCTATCCAGCTAATGTGACAACTAATTCTTCTTATGGGGTTACAGATATAAGTAAAATCGGCAATTTATTTGAGACGATGGAAAGAATTGGTATGCCGTTATTAATTCATGGAGAAGTGACCGATTGCAATGTTGATGTATTTGATAGAGAAGCTGTTTTTATTGAGCGTCACCTTGAACCACTATTACGAACATTTTCATCACTTAAAGTGGTTTTAGAACACATCACGACCACAGATGCAATTGACTTTGTAGAAAATAGTGAGTTTGATATAGCCGCTACAATTACTCCTCATCATCTACATATCAATCGAAACGCAATGTTCGATGGTGGTTTAAGGAGTGATTTTTATTGCTTACCCACAGCTAAACGTGAAATCCATCGTATTGCTCTAAGACAAGCTGCTACTAGCGGTAAACCTTGCTTTTTCCTTGGAACTGATTCAGCACCTCATACTCGTAGATTTAAGGAAAGTTCATGTGGATGTGCAGGAATCTTTAATGCCCCTTTCGCTTTGGAAAGCTATTTAAAAGTTTTCGAAGAAGAAAATGCCCTAGCTAGGTTTGAAGCTTTTTCGAGTATTAATGGAGCAACTTTTTATGGATTACCTTTAAATACAGAGAGAATAACTTTAGTTAAAAAAGATATTTCCGTACCGAAAATGATTGATGTCGGACTAGATGGTGATCCCAATGACTTTGTAAAACCATTTCATTCAGGAGAAACTCTTGACTGGGCCATATGGGATGTTTAG
- the gorA gene encoding glutathione-disulfide reductase, protein MKSSFDLIVIGAGSGGLAAAKKAASYGASVAIVEGDLVGGTCVIRGCVPKKLLVCGSSLLESFLSATSYGFNFDDLKINSEVLLANVRKEVQRLNELHENFLNKANVELFKGWGEFRNSNCVAVKDRKNGETLNELYGERILIAVGGRPKRPSIEGASLGWTSDDMFLLKSFPKKITIVGAGYIACEFACILHGLGVEVTQLVRGDQILRGFDFELSSALTEAMKNKGVNISFGENVSSLKGTPGSLTIKTNAGKEFDSNGLLFATGREPFLDGLKLEQAGIEILENKIKVDSEGKTNISNIFAIGDVTDRINLTPVAIDEGRKFADRNYGESDHKVNYNFVPYAVFSQPEIASVGMTEEKAIQSMGKDNIKVYRSIFRPLSKSLPKTGSKCILKLIVDKNDNKVLGCHMIGDNASEIIQMASISLMLGAKKSDFDNTMALHPTIAEEFVTMR, encoded by the coding sequence TTGAAAAGCTCTTTTGATTTGATTGTCATTGGTGCAGGATCCGGTGGATTAGCTGCTGCAAAGAAAGCAGCCAGTTATGGAGCATCTGTAGCGATCGTTGAGGGCGATCTTGTCGGAGGAACGTGTGTAATAAGAGGATGCGTTCCTAAAAAATTATTAGTCTGTGGCTCTTCTCTCTTGGAGAGTTTTTTGTCTGCAACATCTTATGGCTTTAATTTTGATGATTTAAAGATCAATTCAGAAGTTTTATTAGCTAATGTTCGGAAGGAAGTGCAAAGGCTGAATGAATTACACGAGAATTTTTTAAATAAAGCTAATGTTGAGCTTTTTAAAGGTTGGGGTGAGTTTAGAAATTCAAATTGTGTTGCAGTAAAAGATCGAAAAAATGGAGAGACTTTAAATGAACTTTATGGAGAGAGAATTTTGATTGCAGTGGGAGGCAGACCTAAAAGACCAAGCATAGAGGGGGCATCTTTAGGTTGGACAAGTGATGATATGTTTCTTCTTAAGAGCTTTCCGAAAAAAATTACAATTGTTGGTGCAGGCTATATTGCTTGCGAATTTGCATGCATACTGCACGGTTTAGGTGTTGAGGTTACTCAACTAGTACGAGGTGACCAGATTTTAAGAGGGTTTGACTTTGAACTGTCTTCAGCATTAACCGAGGCAATGAAAAATAAAGGAGTTAACATAAGCTTTGGCGAGAATGTTTCATCACTAAAAGGAACTCCTGGATCTTTAACTATAAAAACAAATGCAGGTAAAGAGTTTGACTCGAATGGATTGCTTTTCGCTACTGGTAGAGAGCCATTTTTAGATGGGTTGAAGTTAGAACAAGCGGGTATAGAAATTCTTGAAAATAAAATTAAAGTTGATAGTGAAGGTAAAACAAATATTTCTAATATCTTTGCTATTGGAGATGTAACTGACAGGATCAACTTGACACCTGTCGCAATTGATGAGGGTAGAAAGTTTGCTGATAGAAATTATGGCGAATCAGATCATAAGGTTAATTATAATTTTGTTCCTTATGCTGTATTTAGTCAACCTGAAATAGCTTCTGTGGGCATGACTGAAGAGAAGGCTATCCAGTCGATGGGTAAAGATAACATTAAAGTATATAGATCAATATTTAGACCCTTATCTAAATCATTGCCAAAGACTGGCTCTAAATGTATTTTAAAGCTAATAGTTGATAAAAATGATAATAAGGTTTTGGGATGTCACATGATTGGTGATAATGCATCTGAAATTATTCAGATGGCATCAATCTCTCTAATGCTAGGGGCTAAAAAATCTGACTTTGATAATACAATGGCATTGCATCCTACGATAGCCGAGGAATTCGTAACAATGAGATGA